The following are encoded in a window of Lactobacillus acidophilus genomic DNA:
- a CDS encoding TetR/AcrR family transcriptional regulator, translated as MTDIRVQNTKNNLTAALLSCLETKSVHELKVKDIIQAAGVSTRTFYQYYSDVNSLVKDTEDSFIADYLKSVEKDRDSLGNIDMNVPFEEQLETILNSTKNTIEFCFERKREIQLLLSDNGDIRFYNLIFKTGCDEFLK; from the coding sequence TTGACAGATATTAGGGTTCAAAATACTAAAAATAATTTAACTGCCGCACTTTTGTCATGCTTAGAAACAAAGAGCGTTCATGAATTAAAGGTTAAAGATATTATTCAAGCAGCGGGTGTAAGTACTAGAACTTTTTATCAATATTATTCTGATGTAAATAGTTTAGTCAAAGATACAGAAGATAGTTTTATTGCTGATTATTTGAAAAGCGTCGAAAAAGATCGTGATTCGTTGGGAAATATTGATATGAATGTTCCGTTTGAGGAGCAATTGGAAACTATTTTGAATTCAACGAAGAATACAATTGAATTTTGCTTTGAACGTAAGAGAGAGATTCAATTATTGTTGTCAGATAATGGTGACATTCGCTTTTATAATTTGATTTTTAAAACGGGTTGCGATGAATTTTTAAAGTGA